One Apteryx mantelli isolate bAptMan1 chromosome 2, bAptMan1.hap1, whole genome shotgun sequence genomic window, ctgggcgtgggcccgggacgtgtgctcagcgggggctgctgtcgggggcgcaggctgcctgccgtcgcggcgtgctggccgggctggggtcggctgtgcaggcccaccgaagcgcagcaagaatactcccggccacggagggatttatgctccccgtcgagccgtgtgaggtttggtgcctctgcccttcccagggcgtagcagaaggcgtcgcgaagggcgtttttgctctgtgtggtgcgctcttgctaggcaagcaggtgaggagggaggagctgagcagccaagttcaccttggctggccttgttgggggcgctgggatgcgcctggctgcccgttcgttttcccgctaagagccgctctcctgtgtgttccttcccaggacgtgcagaaggtaaccaacgaagcgctggagaagctggaaggtaagcaagtccagatgcccgattatgcccacaaatcgtcaggtgcggctagagcacccgagcagcgaaggcagggcgccttgcagagcgcctgctgtctagctggacgagatctgcatttgaaggtccccagtggcaggagagacagggtaaaaagtcgaggggtgccgcatgctcgaaaggcgcagtgactgacagagtgtgtaatgtagggggtggctgtgttagctttccttttccacagccttctgggctagtttaatgagtcactgctgtgtgttccagggggctcacgcaaggaagacagaggtgactatcactgctggagatctaggaacacgtagtagcacttctcaggttgacagacgcacgacaggcatctttttcttgagagaggggggagaactgtattggcacaagtactgactggatggtgggcaggagaaacaggtgtgaatggtgtcccttccgtctccgaagaatcgcctctactgccgtaggcaggaagtatggccctagctttcgttggcactacttagtgagcacaggtgggcactggcagccagcactgttggctcgcctcaaacttaatttgccagactgtgctggcgtggcaccaaaactctttgctgactccgtgaatcgttactttggggggagaaagggaaaaaaataaagcctttgttTTCCATAAGGAAATCGggggctgattccagtccctggagatcccatgaggtagcaaacaaagctagagtcagatatgctcccttcccctcctctaagcatgtctcctgtcctctgcagtcgagagcccggtgcccagagcagcaagcagaggccaagctgcaggcccagcccttctcttatggcaccgtgccttcctcaggctgcaagaaaagtgccgccaccgtgaagctgagcccctggcagagaactgctgagtgtacgtggctgctcacttcagttagctctgaaggccccgggggtcaaaaagtgtcaaagcaggcactagacaaggctgctggtggctcccaaatcgctccctcctggctgggacttcagagagtttaatacttggtaggagacattgtgatttccgaggattgcctctctgctgaagaggagagcaactcctgtttcctgtcaggttgagcttggcctggaaacgtggcgctgccttttctgctgtgacgtcaccgaccgccgttgacgtcacaagccatcaccgctgtgtgaggtagcaagagcagggcggcagctccgggctgcccctgccgcttgctcactctccgtcgtgacggcaaggagatcagagcgcttttgggccacgcctgagcgaacagggtgtttggcagctgcgtctctgcacctatgttcagaaaccgaggccaagacgtacgctggtacggatgtgctgctttggagagttttaggaagcctcctctcttttcctcaagtgccttttgcacctaatcagcctggggtgggggtgtgtgggggggatggacgggggaagagcacaaggacagcctccgagctcagtgtaaagctggctgaaggcaacagcagataccgcgtgccctgtgtgcctcagacccttttctttctcgtaggcaacctgcgagccaagggcctgttctccagagccctggagtctacgggcaggaccaaagccagcttcagcgtccaggtaaaaggaagctgacacgattcttaagtgcagttccctctgcttatttacattcgcAATGCGGCTCGTTTTCATGGAAGGTGAAAGAGGTTGTCAGAGGCAGAGCAAGAGCTCCCGGAAGACCAGCGTTAGGCTCTGCCTCAAGGTCTTGGGGACCGTGAAAGGCAGCTCCGCTTATGAGCTAAGAGGccgaccctctgtagccctaatggggaaaaatgaccttattaattagcgatttttggactgaagggaattcatttcccttgccctgtcctgcttgcagctgcagagcaactgacagaagcaggagcaagtgcccgaaagaggagaatgcctcctgccctctgatCCCCTGCATCTCTTGATGCATGTTGGCTGCAGGAGGAGGTTCTCGCTGCATGCGGTCAAGCACTGTCCTTGTGTCGCTCCCCAGCCACCACTCAGCGTGGCTTTTACAGGCAGGATACATGGGGCTGTTGCCCAGGCTTTTTGCCTCTTCTGTCATTCTCACCCTCCTCCACCGCCCTTGAGCAGAGCTTGTAATCTGCCCTCCAGGCCCTTTTGTGTGCTGGTACAGGGGTTGGAAGATGGGGTCTCTGGCTGGGATCACCTGCTACGCTTTGTTTAGCATGTTTGCCTGATTTTGCTGGGAATAGGGGACCCTGACAATCTAAGAAGGTGGCTTCTGATCGTGTGTGTACCAACAGAGGAGTTTTCATTTCCCACGCCCCTCGTAGTGTACATCGTACCTCCAAGTAACCCCGGGCCAGTGTGGTGGGGGTGGGTCTTACTGGCACCAGGGCTTGGGCCTGTGAGTCGTGGGAGTTTGTGCAGGCCGGGCGTGGATTTTCCTCTGTGGCAGGAGGAGGTGGTGTTGTCCTGCCTCCTCTgatttcctccctttttctcaTAAGGCTTTTCTCCGCCAGGCAAGTGAAACTCCTGTGAGCTGACCATCCAGCTTCTCCTCATTCACCCTGCGACTTTGCCAAGAATTGCCAAATCGCCCCTCTTGGCAGAAAATATGTCTGCCTTTGCAGTTGCTGCCTCCCCTTTTTGTGCTCCCCTTTTTGTGCTACGCCTGTCAGGAACCCCAGGGGCTCCAGTGGAGCCATCCCCTCACCCAGGGCTCTAGCAGTTCAAGCACAGTCCTGGCTGGTAAAGAAGCCTTTACGGGGTCCTGGTGTGGGATGGGCCCATAGGCCCGCATCGCCCTGATCCACAGCTCTTCCAGCGGTGTCAAAGTCAGAGCTTATGGGTTACGGGGCTCTGCTTTTGTTCTTGCATCAGCGTATGGCCACACAGATGGGCCGGTGCCTCCTGGACCTCTGTCCAGGGCATCCCTTCTCCGTTATCTCTGAGATGCTCAGAGGCTTCCACCTTCCTGATTCTTAGGGTGCAGCCCTGCTTGCCCAACACCTCAGCATCAGGCAGGGCTCTGATAAGCCTTTGGCCAAGGCACTCCTATTGCTGACACGATTCGTTCAGCCTCATCGTGTGAAAAAGGAGTACACGGCTCTCGAGTCCTGATCCTGCACCTGTACCACACAGGCCATGCTCCTTCTTGGTTCTTCCAAACCTTCTCCTTCCCAGCCGTATCCTCCTTCCCGCCATGGAGTCTTGTGCCTGGCAATTTGCGCTCTGCCTCCCCCCTCTGCAGGTTTTGTTCTCCTAACAACCACCACGGCTACCTCCTTCACTGGTGTGGCCTCTTCTGTTGGAGGGCTTTCCTCATCCTCTGAATCCCAAATATCCCCGTCCCGCATCTCCAGGTCCCAGTCGGTTTGACTCAACgctgctgcttctctctgctcTGAGCCTTTCCCCAgacacagcactgcagccagGCACCGCGCCATGGCGCTAGTGCCTCATTATGAGCCCTGCCTGAATTGTTTTGTGCAGTTTGTGAACActgctctttcccttcccccGCAGCTTCTACAGCACTGGCCAGATCAAACAACAGCCACTGGCGAGCAGAGCAGTTCTTTTCTCCCTTTGGCTGATGcaaagaaatgccattttccctAGGGCTTTCCCCAGTGATGAGAAAGGGGGAGCTTGGCTAATAAATTAGTAATCCCCAGGATCCCTTCCCTGCTCTGACAGAGACTGCAGCAACAAGCCTCTGCTTCTTGAGCCAGAGGACAGGTCCATTCCTTTTGCTCcttgcttttttctccctccttgaaGAGGGGCTTTTCACGTTTCCCAGCAAGGTCTTCCTCCCTGGCCCGGGTGGGATGGTTACTTCCCCACACTTCAGCAAGTCAGCCCGGGCACCTCTGTGGCAGGTGGCTCTTGGCTAATCCTGCTCAGACCCACAGGAGGCAGTAGGGACAGCTTAGATCCGAGGCGTGATCGGTTGTGGGGAATATCCCCTAGTCGCTTACAGTTGAGCAAAGGAAGCAGTTGCCTATGGAGTCCAGGGAAGCTTTGAGTACAGAAGACTGGCAGGCCTTTTGCAAGTACACTTCTGTCTTGAATCCAAGTCACACATCACTCGTCTACTGACTTCCGCCAGACCCACACATCGTACTGAAGGATGAAGGCCTGCGGAGGAGAGTAAAGGTGGTCAGCGAAGCACAGACTGCCCTGGAAATCGTTGGGACACACTATGACCTCCTCTCCAGGAAAAATCTGCCTGAGCTCTCTATGCAGGGAATCATATTTGAAGCACCTGAGGTTGTCTGATGTAGTGACAGCTGAACTATCCCCAAGAAGTCCAACCTACTAGCAGTGTTCCCTACGACTGCTCCCCTTTCCGTCTTAGGGCGCAGGCTAGAAAGCTGGAGGTTTTCAAACACAGGTGTATAGGCGATATGAAGTTTGAGAAGACCAATTTCTCTGTCATATGCCTACTTCTTCCAACAAGCAAGTCAGCTTGCAACTAAGACCTCATCTAACTGGTTCCGTGGGAGGCACATGCCCCTGTGCCTTCCGGGCTCTGGAGAGCTGGTCCTCCTTTGAACTGGCTCCATATCAGTTGGAGAGCTGGCTTTCAGCCATCAGAGATTGAATGCAGCACTCCTGCCATGTCAGTCACTAGCAAGAgcccagcagctcctctgctAAGCACCTGGCAGGGCCCCAAGCGCACTAAGAGGCGAGGCCTTAACAGTGCCCAGCATCCATCCTCACCTGGGGCCTGCACccacaccccctgcccatgggcccaggagccctatTTAAGCTTGGGCCTGGGCCTGGAGCCCCTTCCTGAGCTCTGTTGGAGCTCtgtgctgctcttcagctcagccagGGCCCTACCTGGCCAAGGGCCCTGGCGAGCCAGAGCCTGATCTGAGGGACTGACCCTTCTtcccctggccctggccctggccctgcctTGTCATCTTGGGCCTGCCTGGCAATCACTGGACCTGGTCCAGACCTGCTGTtgtggcttgaccttggacctgcctcatcaccctGAACTTGCCTGATGATGTGCACTCTCACTGTACCTGGCCATGATCTCCGGGCCTGTCgtgcttgggtgctgtgggaCAGGGCTGTTGCTGGTGATGCCCTGGCCCTGCGTTTGACTCCTGGCCCCACATCCTTAAGGAATGGCTGGCCCTTCCTGATCCCTGACACACCCTAGGATGCCAGCGGAGAAGTCTCTTGACAAGACTCGGCAGGTGCCCTCACCAAGACAGGTGTCTTGGAGTCATGGGTGCCTTGAACAACTGAGCGTGCAGACCACTCGTCCTCCTTTGGGACTGTGACTTTCTGCTGAGATGCAGTATTCGACCCTGGACTGGAGGGGTTGGGTTCTCGTGCCTCTGCTCCTGTATGCAGTGAGGGTGCCTTTTGGGAAGCCCCACCTGGAGGGTCTCTCTCAGCGTGTTGAGCTGGTGCGTACACGAGTGACTCGCACCACAGAGCTGCATCTCCGGTGATTTGGTTACCAGAACTCACCGAATCTGTCATGCAGACCATCTTGAGGTGCTTTGTGTAAGGGCAGCGCTGGGCCTCTGAGCAAAGCAGCCGCAACACGGCCTATGCAGGCACTATCCTCCTTCTGTCCGCAGGTGGAGCCAAGTTTGTTTCTCCTCTTTAACTTTTTCCATAATCAGTGCACAGAAAGGTAGCATCAGATCACTGTCAGTGCTGTGGCTGTTGGTGTGTAGATCCGGGCTCTGGGATGCACTTGAGGGTTTTATTCCCTGTTTGGGGATTGAAGAGGCAGTCTCGACTGAGGCCCGTCATGGATGTTATGAATTTCTTTGAGAGTGGCCTTCCAAGAGCATTTCAAAATCAAAGCAAAGAAAGGCAATTTAGGTGACTTGGGGAACTCGCCCTGTGACAAACCCAAGCGAGACAAGGTGGACAAGCCTTCCCCGAGTGGCACTAGGAAACCGTCTCTGCGAGTGCCATTGCTTTCAGAGCCTGCAGGGAAGCAAGAGAGCAGTCAAGGCAAAGGCCTGCATCTTCTTCTGTAGGCAGTGGGCATGCAGcactgggatggggacagggaaagCAAGCTTTCCCCTCCCTTTGTACTGACTGCCTTGAGGCTATGCCAGTCTCTGCAGAAAGCCCTGGGCACCATGGCCTCAGCTGAAGCAGCTCAGGGCAACGGGGGTCCTGCTGCTTGAGGTCCCGGTGGGTCTGAGCGACAGCTCCTGCCTCAAAACGCTTCAGCCTGCCGGGCCCTTCTGGGGTCGCCTGACTCTCTGGCAGGATGCTGTGTTTGAAAGAGCAACCGGCACAGCCCCACTCGGCTCTTGGGAGGTGCAGCCGGATGCCGCAAAGACTTCCAGGCAGTGGGAGAAGGGCTGAAGCCCCTTCTCTTCCCCGGCCTCTGCCTTCCCCCTTCCCGCCTGTTCCGGCTCCTtccggcggcgcgggccgccctgggctgccgctgccgctgccggccggggcgggggcggcccgcgggAGGCGGAGCTCGGAGGCTGTGCCGCGCAGCTTTACCGTCGCGGCGgggagccgcgcgccgccgccatcATGCGCTTCCGGGCCAAGATCGTGGATCTCGCCTGCCTCAACCACTTCAGCCGTGAGCGTGCGGGGTCCGGCGTGGCCGtgccggggcgccgccgggctccgggCGCCTTTCCGGGCAGCGGCTgtgggggggcggcgcggggcccggccgcggcggcgggggggcgggagcgcgggagtCCGTCTGTCCGTCTGTTTTcggtctgcctgcctgcctgccggctcGCGTTGCGtgcagccgagccgagccgcggcgcGGGTTGTTAAGAGGTTCCGCTGCGGCGTTTTGCCCCCCGCAGGAGTCGTGAACACGGTGGCCAGGCTGGCCAAGACCTGCACCCTGCGCCTCACGGCGGACAAGTTGTATTTCATCCTCTCGGATAAGGTGGCGAACGGAGGGGTCAGCGTGTGGTGCGAGCTGTGCCAGGTAAGCCCGGGGAGCGGGTGGTGGGCACCGCCGGCCACGGCCGGCGCGCCCGGCTGCGTCTGGTGGACAAGGCAGCTCCTGCAAATGCAGCCCTTAGCAGGGGTGTACCGGGTGTCTCAAGTCCTGTCCAGCTGCCGAAGATGCTCAGTTTTCCAGGACTGCTTTTTACCTCTGCAGGGCCAGTGCCTCCTCTTCCTTGGCAGTCCCTTAAGCGTGCACTGGCTCAGTAGGGCCCACCCGGCATCAGAATCGGCAAAGCACAGCTCCCTGTCGCACCAGTCACGCTGAGGACTGATAGGTGGCAAGGGAGGGACTGATTTCAGTAGCTTTGGATGtgtgatggttttttttttttttttttttctgtgcttgcaaTGGGCTTTCATCCTGATGCAGCCTGTATTGATTCTTGCAGGTGACACCATGTGGAGGAAAGCTTCATGCTGTTGATCTTCAGTTTTAAATTTAAGATCTGTTATTTGgaacctcccttttttttttttttttgacttgcttTATTTCCCACCTTACAGGGGAATTTTTTTGATGAGTTCCAGATGGAAGGAGTAGCTGCAGAGCACAATGAAATCTATTTGGAGCTGGTGCCTGAGAACCTGTCAAGAGCATTAAAAACAGCCCAGAATGCTAAGACAGTGAAGATCAAGCTGACTAACAAACACTGTCCCTGTCTCACAGTAGCTGTGGAGCTAGTAAGTGCAAGAATGCTTTTATTGTCAGTCATTAAGTAAAAGCACTTTAAAATTAAGTGAGGAGGCAGAGCAAGAATGCATGTTGCGTGCTTTAAGTACCTTTTTCTAATGTCCTTGTGACCTGAtacctttcctccttccttgagAACCTTGAAATTCTTCTGGGATGATTGCATTTTCTTTGAAGCCTATCAGTGCAGGAGGATTTGAGGTAGTGTTTGGctcttggttttctttttgcttttcccaCCAGTCCATTCCGAACTGCTGTCTTCTGGCATCTCCTGTGTTAGCACCTCTGAACTGTTTAGCCCTAAAGATAGCTCATAGGCACCAATGACTGATGCCTCACAAGTCCTTCCTTATGCATAAGGAAGGTCCACTTCATAGCACTTAACCTATGGAAAACTGAAACAGAGCATCTGGGCATGCTAGTATTTCCCAGAGTAGGGCTTCAGAATTGAAGTTGTGTTTTTAACTGCAAGAATGTTCTCTCTCTCACTCAAGCCGTCCTTGTCAAGCAGCAGTCGAATTGTGACACATGACATTCCAGTGGGGGTTATTCCCAGAAGATTATGGAATGACTTCAGAGAGCCCGGTGTGCCAGACTTCGATGTAAGCATCTGTTGTTATGGTCCCTGCTGACTGGGGAAGTTGTGAGTGGATGGTAATGCAGGGATATGCTGCCAGTGAGCTTCGGAAAGGGATGGAAAGGGAAAATGGAAGAATTGGAGTAGGTTGGGAGGTGGCTTCCATCATGACAAGAGAGCCCAGGCACTGTTTACAACAGGTGGTTACTTGCTGTTGATAGGTTGGgtgtgggaaggaaggagaaaaggactTTTATGGCAGGAGTATCTTGAAAACACAGGTGTGTCTGTGCCTGGTTCATATGATTCATCTGTTTAGATGTTATCCTACGTGGCCCAAATATTCTCTGTCTGAAATTCATGGCTCACCTAGCAGAGTTAGATGAAAGCatgtttcctcctgttttttgTCTATTCTATATCCTCTGACTTTTAGTAGAGCCCTGAGGGAAGATCTTAGTGGCAACATGCTGTAGTTTGAGATTATGGACATCATATACTTCCATGGCTAAGAGCACTCCATTCTCAAGACATGTGGCGCAGCAGAGGCTTGGATGCCTTTTGTTGTGTCATTTCAGACTGACCCTGATGCCATTCCAAAGCTGAGTGCAGTTGCATAGGAATGCACATTCTCTTTCCTTGTTGGCTGGACTGGTATTAACTGCTTGGTAACATAGGTGCAGGTACCTGTGAGAACTCAGTCTGCAAAAGATGTCTGTGTTTTGCGTTTTGCACACAGCTTTGGGACAGCTCTTCTGACATAGACAAAATCAGAGAGTAGAAGGATAAATAACTTGGAAtgagttttttttaatgtctgaagCACTTGCTAGAGCGATGGCCCAGTGGTACAATGGGGAAGGCAGATCCTCTCTTCAAGGGTCATTTGCTGATTTGATTTAAATGGTGTGCTCCCTGCACTCAGTAAGTAGCAGAGGAGGGCAGCTTAAGGACAGAATTGAAGGGAGAGTAAGCATTTCATCCCCTTGTGCAACAGTCATGTGAATGCAGTTCTTGTGTCTTTTTAGGTCAGTATTTACCTACCAGTGTTAAAAACAATGAAGAGTGTGGTGGAGAGAATGAAGAACCTCAGCAATTGCATTGTAAGTTAAGGCAAATCTCATATCTGAAAAGCTTCAACCGTGTGTCCTTGTAGCATCTTTCCCTGTTGCCCAAACTGGCAAGTCCATGTTGCATCTCACAGGTGACATGTTTGGGCCAGGTCACACACTGAACCAAAGTCATCTGAGGCCTGTGCAAGGGCTGAAGGGGAGGATGGCATTTATTTCAGGACTGACACTGAAGAGCTTGTCCTGGACTTCCCTGAACATCGTGCTCTTTATACTGAGTCCTTGAAAGAATGTGGCATTGTGCTGCTACAGGCAGCTGTTTTCAGCTGGTAGGAAACTGAGGTCCTTCAAGAAACTAGCTGGAGGCTTTCCAGGTGGTTTTGTTGCACAACTGCCTGTTCGGTGAGTCTTGTGAGAGGTTTCTGTGTCAGGGAACTTTTGGTGAACTGGAGCCAGGCTTTGGAGGCAATCCCCCCGATGGCTCATTGCTGTCAGCTCATGCTTTATACGCTAACACAGCGGGTCTCCGGACCACCGTGGTTTTCTGGAGCACTTGGGGGCCTCCCACTGAAAGAAGTCCTCTGCCGTTGCTCCCAGGAGTGAGTTTGTCAGTGGTGGTGGTAGTGCTCGCAGTCACAAGAACTGACAGGCCTTAAATAAACAAATAGTTGTGGAGTTTTGGACTAGTTTATTTGTGTGCTGTTCTCATCAATTTTGATAAACAGAAATTTTTCACATACTGCAAATCCTGATATTAAGCAAGTCTCAGTCTTATGTGGCTTGGAAGAGCTGAGAGGATAACACTGGCTTTCTGGCAGTTTTGCAATTGGCTGTCATATTTTAATTGTAAGAAGTAACCTGTAAATCTTTCCCCCTTTGTAAACCTCTTGGGAGGTTtagtttttcttctccctccctccttccctcacttCCCCCAAGTCTTTGGTGGACCTGCTTATTAAGCACAGTGCCTAACTGCTTTGTTTCCAGAGCTGAGAATTTCTTCTCACACAGGATAGATGTGTAGTGGAGTTAAACTTTGGTGTGCAACAACACTCAGAAGAGGTAGTGTATCAGTGCATGGTATAACCACCCTTCTAAGTTCCTTACCTCCTCCTCAA contains:
- the HUS1 gene encoding checkpoint protein HUS1 isoform X4 is translated as MRFRAKIVDLACLNHFSRVVNTVARLAKTCTLRLTADKLYFILSDKVANGGVSVWCELCQGNFFDEFQMEGVAAEHNEIYLELVPENLSRALKTAQNAKTVKIKLTNKHCPCLTVAVELPSLSSSSRIVTHDIPVGVIPRRLWNDFREPGVPDFDVSIYLPVLKTMKSVVERMKNLSNCIVIEANLSGEMNLKIETDLVSVTTHFKDLGNPPWASDDECQSSAQGRDLESMAEARIDIKKLLQLLAGQQVNPTKALCSGCLRQMN
- the HUS1 gene encoding checkpoint protein HUS1 isoform X3, producing the protein MRFRAKIVDLACLNHFSRVVNTVARLAKTCTLRLTADKLYFILSDKVANGGVSVWCELCQGNFFDEFQMEGVAAEHNEIYLELVPENLSRALKTAQNAKTVKIKLTNKHCPCLTVAVELPSLSSSSRIVTHDIPVGVIPRRLWNDFREPGVPDFDVSIYLPVLKTMKSVVERMKNLSNCIVIEANLSGEMNLKIETDLVSVTTHFKDLGNPPWASDDECQSSAQGRDLESMAEARIDIKKLLQLLAGQQVNPTKALCNIVSRRIVHFILLHEDVSLQYFIPALA
- the HUS1 gene encoding checkpoint protein HUS1 isoform X2; this translates as MRFRAKIVDLACLNHFSRVVNTVARLAKTCTLRLTADKLYFILSDKVANGGVSVWCELCQGNFFDEFQMEGVAAEHNEIYLELVPENLSRALKTAQNAKTVKIKLTNKHCPCLTVAVELPSLSSSSRIVTHDIPVGVIPRRLWNDFREPGVPDFDVSIYLPVLKTMKSVVERMKNLSNCIVIEANLSGEMNLKIETDLVSVTTHFKDLGNPPWASDDECQSSAQGRDLESMAEARIDIKKLLQLLAGQQVNPTKALCIIYRTCLEPLSRMKGASQVVVYVTIRTGV
- the HUS1 gene encoding checkpoint protein HUS1 isoform X5, giving the protein MRFRAKIVDLACLNHFSRVVNTVARLAKTCTLRLTADKLYFILSDKVANGGVSVWCELCQGNFFDEFQMEGVAAEHNEIYLELVPENLSRALKTAQNAKTVKIKLTNKHCPCLTVAVELPSLSSSSRIVTHDIPVGVIPRRLWNDFREPGVPDFDVSIYLPVLKTMKSVVERMKNLSNCIVIEANLSGEMNLKIETDLVSVTTHFKDLGNPPWDSWTAQLCCMNVKCFAVQIIYRTCLEPLSRMKGASQVVVYVTIRTGV
- the HUS1 gene encoding checkpoint protein HUS1 isoform X1 is translated as MRFRAKIVDLACLNHFSRVVNTVARLAKTCTLRLTADKLYFILSDKVANGGVSVWCELCQGNFFDEFQMEGVAAEHNEIYLELVPENLSRALKTAQNAKTVKIKLTNKHCPCLTVAVELPSLSSSSRIVTHDIPVGVIPRRLWNDFREPGVPDFDVSIYLPVLKTMKSVVERMKNLSNCIVIEANLSGEMNLKIETDLVSVTTHFKDLGNPPWASDDECQSSAQGRDLESMAEARIDIKKLLQLLAGQQVNPTKALCNSWTAQLCCMNVKCFAVQIIYRTCLEPLSRMKGASQVVVYVTIRTGV